In Rubrivirga marina, the following are encoded in one genomic region:
- a CDS encoding dipeptidase, whose translation MRLALSLAVAALALTASGCSSTVCCAPDSVDLASRALALTQDALVVDTHIDVPYRLRESPDDISGPTDSGDFDHPRAVAGGLDVAFMSIYIPASYQETGGARALADSLIDGVEAIAEAAPDQFAVVRSVDDVARLRDEGRVLLALGMENGAPVEGDLRNLRHFRDRGIRYVTLTHSRDNEISDSSYDDAGTHGGLSDFGRDVVREMNRLGIMVDVSHISDAAFDDVMEVTAAPVIASHSSARHFTPGFERNLDDARIRRLAENGGVLQINFGSTFLLKRVQDDRDALRARLADALEAEGLDPDSDEGRAFAADFNRENPLRLAEVTDVADHIDHVVGLVGIDHVGLGSDYDGVGPTLPVGLEDVSTYPNLTAELLRRGYSEADIRKVLGENVMRVWREVEAMAEE comes from the coding sequence ATGCGCCTCGCCCTCTCGCTCGCCGTCGCCGCACTGGCCCTGACCGCCTCGGGCTGCTCGTCGACGGTCTGCTGCGCGCCCGACTCTGTGGACCTCGCCTCTCGCGCCCTCGCCCTCACCCAGGACGCCCTCGTCGTCGACACGCACATCGACGTCCCGTACCGCCTCCGCGAATCGCCCGACGACATCTCGGGTCCGACCGACTCCGGCGACTTCGACCACCCCCGCGCCGTCGCCGGTGGGCTCGACGTCGCGTTCATGTCGATCTACATCCCCGCCTCCTACCAGGAGACCGGCGGCGCCCGCGCCCTCGCCGACTCGCTCATCGACGGGGTCGAGGCGATCGCCGAGGCGGCCCCGGACCAGTTCGCCGTCGTCCGCTCCGTCGACGACGTCGCGCGGCTCCGCGACGAGGGCCGCGTGCTCCTCGCGCTCGGCATGGAGAACGGCGCGCCCGTTGAGGGCGACCTCCGGAACCTCCGGCACTTCCGCGACCGCGGCATCCGCTACGTCACGCTCACGCACAGCCGCGACAACGAGATCTCAGACTCGAGCTACGACGACGCCGGCACCCACGGCGGTCTCAGCGACTTCGGCCGCGACGTCGTCCGCGAGATGAACCGGCTCGGCATCATGGTCGACGTGTCGCACATCTCGGACGCCGCGTTCGACGACGTCATGGAGGTCACCGCGGCGCCCGTCATCGCCAGCCACTCGTCGGCCCGCCACTTCACGCCCGGCTTCGAGCGGAACCTCGACGACGCCCGGATCCGGCGGCTCGCCGAGAACGGCGGCGTGCTCCAGATCAACTTCGGCTCGACGTTTCTCCTGAAGCGCGTCCAGGACGACCGCGACGCGCTCCGCGCTCGGCTCGCCGACGCGCTCGAGGCGGAGGGCCTCGACCCCGACTCGGACGAGGGCCGCGCCTTCGCCGCCGACTTCAACCGCGAGAACCCGCTCCGGCTGGCGGAGGTCACGGACGTCGCCGACCACATCGACCACGTCGTCGGCCTCGTCGGGATCGACCACGTCGGCCTCGGCTCCGACTACGACGGGGTCGGGCCGACGCTGCCGGTCGGGCTGGAGGACGTCTCGACGTACCCGAACCTCACGGCCGAACTCCTCCGCCGCGGGTACTCCGAGGCCGACATCCGGAAGGTGCTCGGTGAGAACGTGATGCGCGTCTGGCGCGAGGTGGAGGCGATGGCCGAGGAGTAG